AGAAGTACGGTTATAAGACCAACCCCTTCGAGTAAATTCAGCTTGTGATTGACCGTTTTCAGCAGCGGTCGTAAGGGGGGAGCCCTGACATCCGGATGGGCTCCCTCATTCCTTTTTGGTCAGTTCTCTCGCCTTATCATGTAGAAGCTTTCTCACTTGTTACGTAGGAGGACTCGTTAAAGCAGGGTGCCCTGTGGTCGGAATTCATGCGGAATGAAACCCTGGCGCCAACCGGATAGCTTCGAGTATGATGCTGCAGGCTGCGGATGGTCGCCCCTGACGGTAAGCGTACCCGGTAAATATAATGCATTCCGTAGAAGATACGGTCTACGATTTCTCCAATGCCGTCCTCCGCCGGTGTGATATCGAGGAAGTCAGGGCGTATCATAACTCTCACATCTGTGCCTTGTGGAAGCTTGTGATAAGCGGGTAAACCTCCAATCTCAGTGGCAACCTGTCCGTTTTCAATCTGCCCTTTTAAGAAATCAGCAGTGCCGATGAACTGGGCCACAAATGTAGTGGCTGGAGTGTGGAAAATTGCTTCCGGTGTATCAAGCTGCTCCAGCTTTCCCCTGTTCATAACCCCGACGCGGTCACCCATAAAAAGGGCCTCTTCCTGGTCATGAGTGACGAAGATAACGGTGGCTCCGGCGCGGGCCAGTATACTTTTTATCTCGCTTC
This region of Dehalococcoidales bacterium genomic DNA includes:
- a CDS encoding ABC transporter ATP-binding protein; its protein translation is MIPIAVHCKELSKSFAGTPAVDSVDLEVEEGGFLALLGPSGCGKTTLLRLIAGFETPDRGSVEIAGKPVSGRGIFVPPEKRRVGIVFQDYALFPHLSVGDNIAYGLNRSTDRKSRVKEMLSLVGMRDYQSRMPHELSGGEQQRVAIARALAPGPEVLLLDEPFSNLDADLRSRIRSEIKSILARAGATVIFVTHDQEEALFMGDRVGVMNRGKLEQLDTPEAIFHTPATTFVAQFIGTADFLKGQIENGQVATEIGGLPAYHKLPQGTDVRVMIRPDFLDITPAEDGIGEIVDRIFYGMHYIYRVRLPSGATIRSLQHHTRSYPVGARVSFRMNSDHRAPCFNESSYVTSEKAST